The Faecalibacter sp. LW9 genome has a segment encoding these proteins:
- a CDS encoding IS110 family transposase, translated as MNEKINYCGIDVSNETLDLYFKNKEGIEQHLQVSNTLTGFRKLLKEAGNNTHFVMEATRVYHLNLIFFLNEKKCCFSVVNALQIKRYIQMHLERNKSDKKDAKRIYEYGCDREPEKYTMPDSSYFECRSLNNSIHDLTKEITKFSNQIHSLKKCPFNAKKIEKSFLKIIKLLKEEKSKLELELHTKLVEWDEETLHLISSVKGIGKRSAAELMVYTQSFKDMESYKQLISYAGLSPTEYRSGSSIRGRVRICKQGGKQLRNMLYMCALNAKKSNGYCRALYDRLVEKGKNKKAALIAVCNKLLKLVFGVVKNKTFYHENFVVKID; from the coding sequence ATGAATGAAAAAATCAACTATTGTGGTATTGATGTATCAAATGAAACGTTAGATCTTTATTTTAAAAATAAGGAAGGAATAGAACAACATTTACAAGTTTCCAATACGTTAACTGGATTTAGAAAACTTCTAAAAGAAGCAGGAAATAATACACATTTCGTAATGGAAGCAACAAGAGTTTATCATTTGAATTTAATATTCTTTTTGAATGAAAAAAAATGTTGTTTTAGTGTTGTAAATGCGCTTCAAATCAAGCGTTATATTCAGATGCATTTAGAACGTAATAAATCGGATAAAAAAGATGCGAAAAGGATTTATGAATATGGCTGTGATCGTGAACCAGAAAAATACACAATGCCTGATTCATCGTACTTTGAATGTCGCTCGTTAAATAATTCGATCCATGATTTAACTAAGGAAATCACGAAATTTAGTAATCAAATTCATAGTCTAAAGAAGTGTCCATTTAATGCAAAAAAGATAGAAAAAAGCTTCCTTAAGATCATCAAATTATTAAAAGAAGAGAAGTCGAAATTAGAGCTTGAATTGCATACCAAATTGGTAGAATGGGATGAAGAAACACTCCACTTAATAAGCAGTGTGAAAGGAATAGGAAAGCGATCAGCAGCAGAATTAATGGTTTATACGCAAAGTTTTAAAGACATGGAATCGTATAAACAATTAATCTCTTATGCAGGATTAAGTCCGACCGAATATCGAAGTGGAAGTAGTATTCGAGGTCGAGTACGAATATGTAAACAAGGAGGTAAACAACTAAGAAATATGTTGTATATGTGTGCTTTAAATGCCAAGAAAAGTAATGGCTATTGTCGTGCATTATATGATCGATTAGTAGAGAAAGGAAAGAACAAAAAAGCAGCGTTAATCGCGGTGTGCAATAAGCTACTTAAATTAGTATTTGGAGTGGTAAAAAATAAGACATTTTACCATGAAAATTTTGTTGTAAAAATTGATTAA
- a CDS encoding class I SAM-dependent methyltransferase — MQKNINIYEPEFVKNLFNQMSSSYDRMNFITSFGFSILWRKQFINKIDHSNNEIKVLDLLSGLGENWNILIKKYPNAEFIGLDFSDEMVTKSREKSLKKFGNSFKVLQQDILKNKLRSNEFDRIYSAFGLKTFNEEQLNILAENLNRILKKDGQFSFIEISKPKNPILLFLYSFYLGKMIPILGKLFLGNPDDYKMLWTYTKNFKDCTVTKNIFEKHNLDIEYHEYFWGCATGITGRKK, encoded by the coding sequence GTGCAGAAAAATATAAACATTTATGAACCTGAATTTGTAAAAAATCTTTTTAATCAAATGTCTAGTTCATACGACAGAATGAATTTTATTACATCATTTGGGTTTTCAATTTTATGGCGTAAACAATTTATTAATAAAATTGACCATTCGAATAATGAAATTAAAGTACTTGACTTATTGTCTGGACTGGGCGAAAATTGGAATATTTTAATTAAAAAGTATCCAAATGCAGAATTTATTGGTTTAGACTTTTCAGATGAAATGGTTACAAAAAGTCGAGAAAAAAGTCTGAAAAAGTTTGGTAATAGTTTTAAAGTATTGCAGCAAGATATATTAAAAAATAAACTTAGAAGTAACGAATTTGACAGGATTTATAGTGCATTTGGATTAAAAACATTCAATGAAGAACAATTAAATATTTTAGCTGAAAACTTAAATAGGATTTTGAAAAAAGACGGACAATTTTCATTTATAGAAATTTCTAAACCCAAAAATCCAATCCTATTATTTTTGTACAGTTTTTATTTAGGAAAAATGATACCAATACTTGGGAAATTGTTTTTAGGTAATCCAGATGATTATAAAATGCTTTGGACTTATACGAAAAATTTTAAAGATTGTACAGTTACTAAAAATATTTTTGAAAAACACAATCTCGATATTGAGTATCATGAGTACTTTTGGGGTTGTGCAACTGGAATTACAGGAAGAAAAAAATGA
- a CDS encoding RagB/SusD family nutrient uptake outer membrane protein produces the protein MKNTILKYIICFIALLNIGCEDYLEVESPINQYNYQSIFQDESMVRASMNQLYADLRDKGFLSGQIGGFSVYSGLYTDELESFRTNDFNTYSIYNNTIQANNPVVNQLWQQTYNQIYHSNSIIEGCLNANALSDTFKNQMTAEALFIRSLLHFQLVEVFNDIPFVTTTNLVDNSKVYRKPKEEIYQFIKQDLLKAINLTNESVDENRIVINKFVIYTLLARIELYDQNWSKAKEYAEIVNQNANYIWQGDISNEFKRNNKAIIWQLPPRTLGYPTNEGSTYFFQSGPTTTMALTNQLINLFETDDLRFNIWTRKVVNEETWYHAYKYKQRVIESNSEEFSVIFRLNEINLILAETNYHLGNSANAIDYLNKSRQRAGLQPIVNNRNLLNEILEERSREFFCEFGHRFFDLKRYNLLDNVLQSVKSNWKSHHKFWPIPEEEMLKNKNLTQNPGY, from the coding sequence ATGAAAAATACAATTCTAAAATATATAATATGCTTCATAGCTTTATTGAATATTGGCTGTGAAGATTATCTAGAGGTAGAGAGCCCTATTAATCAATACAATTATCAAAGCATATTTCAAGATGAATCTATGGTGAGAGCATCGATGAATCAATTATATGCAGACTTAAGAGATAAAGGATTTTTAAGTGGACAAATTGGTGGGTTTTCTGTATATAGTGGGTTATATACAGACGAACTAGAGTCATTTAGAACAAATGATTTTAATACCTACAGTATATATAATAATACAATCCAAGCCAATAACCCTGTAGTAAATCAATTATGGCAACAAACGTACAATCAAATCTATCATTCTAATTCAATAATAGAAGGTTGTCTGAATGCAAATGCATTAAGTGATACATTCAAAAATCAAATGACTGCAGAAGCATTGTTTATAAGAAGTTTACTCCACTTTCAGTTGGTTGAAGTTTTTAACGATATCCCTTTTGTTACAACAACAAATCTAGTAGATAATAGCAAAGTTTATAGAAAACCTAAAGAAGAAATATATCAATTTATAAAACAAGATTTATTGAAGGCTATTAATTTAACCAATGAATCGGTAGACGAAAACAGAATCGTTATAAATAAATTTGTTATTTATACTTTATTAGCTCGTATCGAATTATATGATCAGAATTGGTCAAAAGCCAAAGAATATGCTGAAATTGTAAACCAGAATGCCAATTATATTTGGCAAGGAGATATATCAAATGAATTCAAAAGAAATAATAAAGCTATAATTTGGCAATTACCTCCGCGTACATTAGGTTACCCTACAAACGAAGGTTCTACTTATTTTTTTCAAAGTGGGCCTACTACAACTATGGCATTAACTAATCAATTAATTAATCTATTCGAAACAGATGATTTAAGATTCAATATTTGGACAAGAAAAGTAGTTAATGAGGAGACATGGTATCATGCCTATAAATATAAACAAAGAGTTATTGAATCGAATTCTGAAGAATTCTCAGTAATCTTTAGATTAAACGAAATTAATTTAATTCTTGCAGAAACTAATTATCACCTAGGGAATTCTGCAAATGCTATAGACTATCTCAACAAATCACGTCAAAGAGCAGGTCTGCAACCAATTGTAAACAATAGGAACCTGTTAAATGAAATTTTAGAAGAAAGATCAAGAGAATTTTTTTGTGAATTTGGACATCGTTTTTTTGATTTAAAAAGATATAATTTATTGGATAATGTTCTACAGTCTGTTAAATCCAATTGGAAAAGTCATCATAAATTCTGGCCTATACCAGAAGAAGAAATGCTTAAAAATAAAAATCTAACGCAAAATCCAGGTTATTAA
- a CDS encoding DNA cytosine methyltransferase: protein MYNQTELETISTVEEPQMFIDFKTNKRKKSTNKNKTFKIVSLFSGCGGLDLGFSGNFHFRDRYFDKTKFKIEYSNDIDPAAEYVYNANTSFFNNHELHREDIKDVDFKNIPDFDFLLAGFPCQPFSSAGLRKGINDERGNLFEECEKLLKVGLKRENKPIGFVFENVRGIMSSKMEDGTSIPDEIVKRTEKLGFKTCYKLLKTSNYGVPSNRQRLIIIGIRKDLDYFDFSLLDQIVAEYNLPNETDNPYDLYLGSALCDIPKNAPQANDFWKYSPGGQYMVDKIGPCEDGKEALAKFKKKIPLNKISKTISKGKSWKNMNPEDMSERFRKIWDNPKKYRAPNFYRRFALGEINGTITASAQPENCGITHPFENRRFTIREIARIQSFPDNFEFPYKTIANAYKVIGNAVPPVFAWVIAKALEKHLENGEN, encoded by the coding sequence ATGTACAACCAAACAGAATTAGAAACAATTTCAACTGTGGAAGAACCGCAAATGTTTATTGACTTTAAAACCAATAAGCGAAAAAAATCCACAAATAAGAATAAAACGTTCAAAATCGTATCGCTATTTAGCGGTTGCGGAGGTCTAGATTTGGGATTTTCGGGAAACTTTCATTTCAGAGACAGATATTTCGACAAAACGAAATTCAAAATTGAATATTCAAATGACATAGACCCTGCGGCTGAATACGTTTACAATGCCAATACTTCTTTTTTTAACAATCACGAATTACATCGTGAAGACATAAAAGACGTTGATTTTAAAAATATTCCCGATTTTGATTTTTTGCTTGCTGGTTTTCCTTGTCAACCTTTTTCAAGTGCAGGATTAAGAAAAGGCATTAATGATGAAAGAGGAAATCTTTTTGAAGAATGTGAAAAACTATTAAAGGTTGGACTAAAAAGGGAGAACAAACCTATTGGTTTTGTTTTTGAAAACGTAAGAGGTATTATGTCCTCAAAAATGGAAGACGGTACAAGCATTCCCGATGAAATTGTAAAACGAACTGAAAAACTGGGATTTAAAACCTGCTACAAACTTCTAAAAACAAGTAATTATGGAGTTCCCTCCAATCGTCAGCGTCTAATCATTATTGGTATCAGAAAAGATTTGGATTATTTTGATTTTAGTTTATTAGACCAAATTGTAGCAGAATATAATTTGCCAAACGAAACGGATAATCCTTACGATTTATACCTTGGTTCTGCATTGTGTGACATTCCAAAAAATGCACCACAAGCAAATGATTTTTGGAAGTATTCGCCTGGAGGACAATATATGGTTGACAAAATTGGACCTTGTGAAGATGGTAAAGAAGCGTTAGCGAAGTTCAAAAAGAAAATACCATTGAATAAAATTAGTAAGACAATTTCAAAGGGTAAATCTTGGAAAAATATGAACCCAGAAGATATGTCAGAACGTTTTAGGAAAATTTGGGACAATCCGAAAAAATATCGAGCACCTAACTTTTATCGTAGGTTTGCATTAGGCGAAATTAATGGTACAATTACGGCTTCGGCTCAACCCGAAAACTGCGGTATTACACACCCTTTTGAAAACAGAAGATTTACAATTAGAGAGATTGCGAGAATACAATCTTTCCCTGATAATTTTGAATTTCCATACAAAACCATTGCGAATGCTTACAAAGTAATTGGTAACGCTGTTCCGCCAGTTTTTGCTTGGGTTATTGCCAAAGCGTTAGAAAAGCATTTAGAAAATGGAGAAAATTAA
- a CDS encoding helix-turn-helix transcriptional regulator gives MEANFGEYIRNLRTQNGLTLTQLGAKLGIDSGALSKIETGKKEFDEACLPKLAETFNLDLETLKSELISEKIANTLYQYKCNDNVLTLAEEKVKYIRQKNTIQTTIKL, from the coding sequence ATGGAAGCAAACTTCGGGGAATATATCAGGAATTTAAGAACTCAAAACGGTTTGACGCTTACTCAATTAGGTGCAAAACTTGGCATTGACTCTGGTGCATTAAGTAAAATTGAAACAGGAAAAAAGGAATTTGACGAAGCTTGTTTACCTAAACTTGCAGAAACATTTAACCTTGATTTGGAAACACTGAAATCTGAATTGATAAGCGAAAAAATTGCAAATACACTTTATCAATACAAGTGTAACGATAATGTACTTACTCTAGCAGAGGAAAAGGTAAAATACATCAGACAGAAAAACACAATACAAACAACTATTAAGCTATAA
- a CDS encoding ApaLI family restriction endonuclease produces MEELKQSIKNLAEIYSANLKGKIDERTIEMQGDDNSHYLIYRVLGISSKQGQEIDLFQNTGRFLYKYAGSFLEDAATLCLKFAYPEGIKTKVENTMGQRPKTFEIDFLNDNDAIEVKWRDATTDGDHITKEHTRVQVIKNHGYKPIRVMFYYPQRTQSIRIQETLRTLYHGVEGEYYGGDEAWNYLQAYTGVDLKNILIEIANERTPEDGNQ; encoded by the coding sequence ATGGAAGAACTAAAACAAAGCATAAAAAACTTGGCTGAAATATATTCAGCAAATCTAAAAGGTAAAATTGATGAGAGAACAATTGAAATGCAAGGCGACGATAACTCTCATTATCTTATTTACAGAGTTTTAGGCATATCTTCAAAACAAGGTCAAGAAATTGATTTATTTCAAAACACTGGTCGTTTTCTATATAAATACGCTGGGTCATTTTTAGAGGACGCAGCAACTCTATGTTTAAAATTTGCTTATCCAGAAGGTATTAAAACAAAAGTAGAAAATACAATGGGTCAAAGACCCAAAACTTTTGAAATTGATTTTTTAAATGACAATGATGCAATTGAAGTTAAATGGAGAGATGCAACAACTGATGGAGACCACATTACAAAAGAACATACTAGAGTTCAAGTAATAAAAAATCACGGATATAAACCAATTAGGGTAATGTTTTATTATCCTCAAAGAACACAATCTATAAGGATCCAAGAAACTCTAAGAACTCTTTATCACGGAGTTGAAGGAGAATATTATGGAGGTGATGAAGCTTGGAATTATTTACAAGCTTACACTGGCGTAGATTTAAAAAATATTTTAATTGAAATAGCGAACGAGAGAACACCTGAAGATGGAAATCAATAA
- a CDS encoding helix-turn-helix transcriptional regulator → MDSNYFSIYINIGEKLKLKRKSKGLTQQQLADKITKLDRSKISDIENGKEDFLLSTLLKICSALEIEPKDLFE, encoded by the coding sequence ATGGATTCTAATTATTTTTCTATTTACATAAATATAGGTGAAAAACTAAAATTAAAACGTAAATCAAAAGGTCTAACACAACAACAATTAGCTGATAAAATTACTAAGCTTGATCGATCAAAAATCAGTGACATTGAAAATGGAAAAGAGGATTTTTTATTAAGTACACTTTTGAAAATATGTAGTGCTTTAGAAATTGAACCTAAAGATTTATTTGAATAA
- a CDS encoding SusC/RagA family TonB-linked outer membrane protein, whose protein sequence is MKKNYFRIGGNALSVILSMICATPMLAQVGKTVQGTVTEHQLPLSGAMITEKGTDNHTFSDSQGNYQLTLTTDQDILIIETPNLSIREEEVKNRTIIPIECAEDTIGLNEVVLNAGYYTVKDKERTGSIARITAKEIEKQPVDNVLATLQGRMAGVEIIQDSGNAGGGFQIKIRGTNSLRAEANAPLYVVDGMPYNAEEVGYTTTSGNRSSLSNPIASLNIANIESIEVLKDADATAIYGSRGANGVVLITTKKGGQGETKVTVQSDIGFSKITRTIKLMNTSQYLNMRNRAFIFDGIDNYPSNAYDINGTWDQTKNTDWQKELIGNIAFSNNFRTSITGGNNLINYTLGYNHSNQKSVYPGNFYYKKNNYNVALNYKDKNEKFNIIFSSNYNLQDNNQPSTDLTTVARELAPNAPNLYSSDGTLNWENNTWENPLALLESKFLLNSSNLISNALINYNWKNFKFNVNLGYNKYINTEYRTFPSTMRNPNLGLGSESSTVEYFSSNRDSWIIEPQMNFNKRWENHTIEWTIGTTFQQANEKRLSISAAKFPNNNMLMSLSSAALQIVGLDDAKEYKYLAVYSRLNYKYNEKYIFNFTGRRDGSSRFANENRFANFGAVGVAWLFSKENIFKKMNGLNFGKIRSSYGITGSDNIGDYQYLDNYQMNANQLLGNSGLKPIRLYNPNYKWEINKKFEIALEMAFLNNRLAFDIAYYSNYSDNQLVGISIPSTTGFSSYNGNLDASVNNYGWELNLNTQNISNSNFKWFSNFNLSINRNKLVKFPNLDASAYANTYIIGQPLNSIKLYKFKNYNNQTGLIEFEDANNDGNITAAFDKIALATLDPKFYGGLNNQFNYKNFTLNFLIQFVKQQRQNYYTNSIPGTMVNQMQNHSNYPLDYTTRSSQISANYNLMKNSDLSIVDASYIRFKNIALAYEMPKIDDKIKSELYLQGHNLFTITSYKGGDPEFKYNRFLPPLKTVVIGWKLTF, encoded by the coding sequence ATGAAAAAAAATTACTTCAGAATCGGAGGCAATGCGTTATCCGTTATCTTAAGTATGATTTGTGCTACACCAATGTTAGCACAAGTCGGAAAAACTGTTCAAGGAACAGTAACTGAACATCAATTGCCACTAAGTGGTGCAATGATTACCGAAAAAGGGACCGATAACCATACCTTTTCGGATAGCCAAGGAAACTATCAGTTAACATTAACAACTGATCAGGACATTCTAATCATCGAAACACCTAATCTCTCAATTAGAGAAGAAGAAGTCAAAAACAGAACAATTATCCCAATCGAATGTGCGGAGGATACAATCGGCCTAAACGAAGTCGTATTAAATGCAGGTTATTATACCGTTAAAGATAAAGAACGGACTGGTTCTATTGCTCGCATAACGGCGAAAGAAATCGAAAAACAACCCGTAGATAATGTATTAGCAACTTTACAAGGAAGAATGGCAGGAGTGGAAATTATTCAAGATAGTGGTAATGCTGGCGGTGGTTTTCAAATAAAAATTAGAGGTACAAATAGTTTAAGAGCAGAAGCCAATGCTCCTCTTTATGTTGTAGATGGTATGCCATATAATGCTGAAGAAGTAGGCTATACAACTACTTCAGGAAATAGAAGTAGTCTATCTAATCCAATTGCTTCCTTAAATATTGCTAATATAGAAAGCATTGAAGTACTTAAAGATGCTGATGCAACGGCTATTTATGGTTCTCGTGGTGCAAATGGTGTAGTTTTAATTACTACAAAAAAAGGCGGTCAAGGGGAAACTAAAGTTACTGTACAATCTGATATTGGATTTTCTAAAATTACAAGAACAATCAAATTGATGAATACAAGTCAATATCTTAACATGAGAAATCGTGCATTTATATTTGATGGTATTGATAATTACCCATCCAATGCCTATGATATTAATGGTACTTGGGATCAAACAAAAAATACCGATTGGCAAAAAGAGTTAATTGGAAATATAGCTTTTTCAAATAATTTTAGAACATCTATAACAGGTGGTAATAATTTAATCAATTATACTTTAGGATATAATCATAGCAATCAAAAATCTGTTTATCCAGGGAATTTCTATTATAAAAAAAATAATTATAATGTAGCACTGAATTATAAAGATAAGAATGAAAAATTTAATATAATATTCTCTTCAAATTATAACTTACAAGATAATAATCAACCTTCAACAGATTTAACAACAGTAGCAAGAGAATTAGCGCCTAATGCTCCTAATTTATATTCATCCGATGGTACTCTAAATTGGGAAAATAACACGTGGGAAAATCCTTTGGCTTTATTAGAATCTAAATTTTTATTGAACTCTTCTAATTTAATTTCTAATGCTTTAATTAATTACAATTGGAAAAATTTTAAGTTTAATGTTAATCTGGGATACAATAAATATATAAATACGGAATATCGCACTTTTCCATCAACAATGCGTAATCCTAATTTAGGTTTGGGAAGCGAATCTTCTACAGTCGAATATTTTTCATCTAATAGAGATTCATGGATTATTGAACCACAAATGAACTTTAATAAAAGATGGGAAAATCATACGATAGAATGGACTATAGGTACAACATTTCAACAAGCAAATGAAAAAAGATTATCAATTTCAGCAGCTAAATTCCCAAATAACAATATGCTAATGTCTTTGTCTTCTGCAGCATTACAAATAGTTGGGTTAGACGACGCTAAAGAATATAAGTATTTGGCTGTATATAGCCGATTGAATTATAAATATAACGAGAAGTATATTTTTAATTTCACAGGTAGAAGAGATGGTTCTAGCCGATTTGCAAATGAAAATAGGTTTGCAAATTTTGGAGCTGTTGGTGTAGCATGGTTATTCTCCAAAGAAAATATTTTTAAAAAAATGAATGGTCTTAATTTCGGAAAAATAAGATCCAGCTATGGGATTACAGGAAGTGATAATATTGGTGATTATCAATATCTAGATAATTATCAAATGAATGCAAATCAATTACTTGGAAACTCAGGCCTAAAACCTATTCGATTGTATAATCCAAATTATAAATGGGAAATAAATAAAAAATTTGAAATCGCTTTAGAAATGGCATTTCTTAATAATAGACTAGCATTTGATATAGCATATTATTCTAATTATTCTGATAATCAATTAGTGGGGATTTCAATACCTTCTACAACTGGTTTTAGTTCTTATAATGGAAATTTAGATGCAAGTGTGAATAACTATGGATGGGAATTGAACTTGAATACACAGAATATAAGTAATTCTAATTTTAAATGGTTCTCAAACTTTAATCTCTCAATCAATAGAAATAAACTTGTCAAATTTCCAAATTTGGATGCTTCTGCATATGCAAATACATATATTATTGGACAGCCTCTTAATAGCATTAAACTGTATAAATTTAAAAATTACAACAATCAGACTGGACTTATAGAATTTGAAGACGCAAATAATGATGGGAATATTACTGCTGCATTCGATAAAATTGCACTAGCAACATTAGACCCTAAATTTTATGGCGGTTTAAATAATCAATTCAATTACAAGAATTTTACATTAAATTTTTTAATACAATTTGTTAAACAACAAAGACAAAATTACTATACCAATTCTATTCCTGGGACAATGGTCAATCAAATGCAAAATCATTCAAATTATCCTCTAGATTATACCACTCGTAGTTCTCAAATTTCAGCCAATTATAATCTGATGAAAAATAGTGATTTATCAATAGTTGATGCATCTTATATACGTTTCAAAAACATAGCCTTAGCGTATGAAATGCCTAAAATTGATGATAAAATAAAATCTGAATTATATCTGCAAGGTCATAATCTATTCACTATTACATCATATAAAGGTGGGGATCCAGAATTTAAATATAATCGATTTTTACCTCCACTCAAAACAGTTGTAATCGGATGGAAACTAACTTTTTAA
- a CDS encoding site-specific DNA-methyltransferase encodes MEINKIYNGNCTEELKKIDSGIVDLVYFDPPFFTQKKHKLTNKDNSKTYEFDDKYSSLDEYLSVIENVLIQTKRILKNTGSVFLHCDKTASHNLRVLLDKVFGPNNFQSEIIWSYKRWSNSKKGLLNSHQVIFFYSKSKDFKFNNIYTEYSATTNIDQILQDRQKNENGKSTYKKDENGNIVLGKEKKGVPLSDVWDIPYLNPKAKERTGYPTQKPVLLLNQILSIVTDENDLVVDPFCGSGTTCVSAKHLKRNFIGIDVSKDAVELANKRLEEMIITESNLLQNGIEEYQAKSEDELSHLKTINAIPVQRNSGIDGFLKDYYNGFPVPVKIQGEYETLEDAIIKIEKASIRKNYQRKIVIQTKLEDSNRLFPLNSDVIVIKSLELQTKEILNTTLAQQGFGEMAD; translated from the coding sequence ATGGAAATCAATAAAATATATAATGGTAATTGTACTGAAGAATTAAAAAAAATAGATTCTGGAATTGTCGATTTAGTTTATTTCGACCCGCCTTTTTTTACTCAAAAAAAACATAAATTAACAAACAAAGATAATTCTAAAACATATGAATTTGACGACAAATATTCATCTTTAGATGAGTATTTATCTGTAATTGAAAACGTTTTAATTCAAACAAAAAGAATTTTAAAAAACACTGGAAGCGTATTTTTACATTGTGATAAAACCGCTTCTCATAATTTAAGAGTTTTACTTGATAAGGTTTTTGGTCCAAATAATTTCCAAAGTGAAATTATTTGGTCTTACAAACGTTGGTCTAACTCCAAAAAAGGTTTATTAAATTCTCATCAAGTTATTTTTTTCTATTCAAAATCAAAAGATTTTAAATTTAACAATATTTACACCGAATATTCGGCTACGACAAATATTGACCAAATTTTACAGGATAGACAAAAGAACGAAAATGGTAAATCTACATATAAAAAAGATGAAAATGGTAACATTGTATTAGGTAAAGAGAAAAAGGGTGTTCCATTATCAGATGTATGGGATATTCCTTATTTAAACCCTAAAGCAAAAGAAAGAACTGGCTACCCAACTCAAAAGCCTGTACTATTATTAAATCAAATTTTATCAATTGTAACTGATGAAAATGATTTAGTAGTTGACCCTTTTTGCGGTAGCGGAACAACTTGCGTTTCAGCTAAACATCTTAAACGAAATTTTATAGGAATTGATGTTTCTAAAGATGCAGTAGAACTTGCAAATAAAAGATTAGAAGAAATGATTATAACAGAATCTAATCTTCTTCAAAACGGTATTGAAGAATATCAAGCTAAGTCAGAGGATGAACTTTCTCATTTAAAAACTATCAATGCCATTCCGGTACAACGTAATAGTGGTATAGATGGATTTTTGAAAGATTATTATAATGGATTCCCAGTCCCTGTCAAAATTCAAGGAGAATACGAAACACTGGAAGATGCAATTATTAAGATTGAGAAAGCTAGTATACGAAAAAATTATCAACGAAAAATTGTTATCCAGACAAAGTTAGAAGATAGTAATCGTTTGTTTCCTTTAAATTCTGATGTTATTGTAATTAAATCTTTAGAATTGCAAACTAAAGAAATACTAAATACAACGCTCGCACAACAAGGGTTTGGCGAAATGGCGGATTAA